The stretch of DNA AAAAAAGCTAAATAGCAATTCTGCTTTTGTTAGCATTATCCAATAGCCTGTGATGTCTGCCGTAACTGATGTCAGCATAAAAGTGAAGTTGGTTGATTTTTGGTTACAGAGGCCTTTTACATTTCGGAATAATGTGCatggatgaatcattcacaataagaccaTGAGCTTGACAGACTCAGTGTGACTTACATCACTAATGAGCTCTCCAGCTTTCTTTGCAGACTCAGCTGGGGTGCACCTACTGAGTCCCAGGCCACTCCCTTCATGAAGTTCAGATCTGCTTTGTATACATTCTTTGAAAGATAAAGACGACAAGATTATAGTGTTTGCCTTGTCACTCTTCTATGAAACCAAAATTCAAGATTAAGATCAACCATCTTGTTcatcttttgttatttttctcaCCTGGCTCTGCAGGTCATATGCCTTTTTGGCCCATTGTACCTTTATATCATCAGGTAGGACTGTGTAAGAGTGTATGTGAGTCTTGTAATCCTGGTCGCTGGCTAAAGCCTGGGCTTTCTTGGCATGAACCAGGTTCACCATGTCTAGAGGCAGCTGGTACTGGCCACTAACAGATGCTGCGTCTTTGCGATAACGCTGGTCACTGTGCAGACGACCCATCTCTAAGCAGTGCATTAAATGCGAGTCTTCATGAACACTGCGAGATCCGATGTGCTTGCCCTTCTCCAAAACATGGTTGTGCTTGTACTGGACCTACCAGGGCAAAGGAGGTGAACATGCGAACTGGATGTTAGTGCACACGCAGGAACTGTTGGTCACCACAAAGTTAGCAGCATGATTGCTTATGTATATTAATGCATGAGTTTATCACAGCTGTTTTTGACCatagatgtgtatgtgtgtaaattTAGAGAGGGTATTCTTACATCACTAGCAATGCTGGTGGAGGCTTTGGCAGCCTGGAAGGGGATATCCTTCATGGTGAGTTTATAACCCTGAGCTCTGAGCGTATGCCATGACTCCTTGTATTTAACCTGAAACATAATGGGTAAtgttgaaacttttttttttctctagcGTCTTGCGTGCAGGTTCATTTTAATAGCTTCTTCTTTAGAATATTTTTGAAATGAGCTATcaagtttaaaatgatttagCAATATCCATAAACACTAAAATAGACTTGGGAGGTTCATCTTACATCACTGAAGTTAGCAGCGTTAATCTTGGCCTGGGTGATTTCAGGTCTCTCGGCAGTAATGGTGTAGTTGTGCCTGAAGTTCTCTCCCTTTTCTTTGTACAAGCGCTAAATAGCATCAGACCACAAGACATTATAATCCCTGTTTCGCTGGAAATCACAAAACACAGAAACAATATTGGGAATGTTCTCCTACCTCATTAGTGATCTTGTTACTGGCCTTAGCATGCACAAGATCTGGAGAATCCGTGACGGAAGTGTGTTTGAATGAGTAGGGCTGCTGGCGATACTTTTTCTGTTAGGCAAAagaaacatacagtataataaatacatatatgaagcaaattttaaatacacactaacattcaaaagtttggagtctgtaagtcttttatgctcaccaagcctgcatttatttgatcaaaagtactaaaatattgtgaaatatttttgcaatttaaaataactgtttactattttaatattttgaaatgtaatttattattgtgatgCCATTACTCTggtctccagtgtcacattatccttcagaaataatttgaaTATGCTGCTGGTccttaaaaacatttcttaatattatcaatgttaaaaatagttgtgctacttgatattttgtgaaaaccttGATACATTTTCTTTCAGTATTCTCTGActaatagaaagctcaaaagaacagcatttatttgaaatataaatgttttgcaacaatgtaaaagtctttactgttgTGCATCCTTTAatataatgcatccttgctaaatttgtatttttttttttttaatcttaccaaacccaaatttttgaacagtaatgcaGATGAAAATGCTGGATTAATGTGTTAATATTTAGATAGGCATTCATACCTCGCTGATTAGATCTGTGGCCCGTTTGGATCCCTCAATCTGTAGGGCACCAGTGGCAATCCAGGCCGCACCACGAAGGTAGTTCAGATCAGAGCGGTAGATTTTCTgttgcataaataaaatatgttcaaGAGAATTCAACATTCAAGAGACATTCTGTGAACAATGAGTATTAGTAATAGTAGTGCAAGTATTGAATGATCCATTACCTCACTCTGTAGTTCGTATGCTCTCTTGGCAGCCTGCACTTTGAGGTCATCAGGTAGTGTTGTATACTTGTGCAATGTAAGTCTATAGTCCTGATCGCTGACCAGAGACTGAGCCTTCTTAGCATGGAGCACATCCAACATATCCATTGGTAGATGGAACTGAGAGTGCGCCTTAGAAGAGTCCTTTTTGTATTTGAGCTAAGGAAATAGAAAGGTGATCAATCACTTGAGCATGACCTTTCAAACTGTATTTGTGGTACTCCAAATGCTGTAGCCTTACTCACATCACTCTGTATATCTGTGGCATGAACAGAGTGAGCAATGTTTATGTCATCCTGTAGTCCCTTTAGCCCAATCATCTTCCCTTTTGCCTTCTCAAACTGTGCCTTGTATTTTTGCTGGAGGCAAAAATTTATACagttagacagacagataaccaaaataaaattagttcatCTATTGAGTTCTATTGTGTACAAAATACTCACATCACTGAGGATGTCTGTAGACGATTTGGCTGCTTGGAATGGAATAGCATCCAAGCGCAACTTGTAGCCACCATCTTTAATCTTTCTCCAGGACTCTTTGTAGTGTGACTATATAGAAAAGAATTCTACTTTTAGCAGTTTAATGTGGAAATTCAattgtttgtgcatgtgtttaATAGTTTCTGAAACAGGAACAGCAGTGTTTGTAATGGATTCTCACCTCACTGAGGTTCATGGCATTGATCTTAGCCTGCACATGCTCTGGAAGATCTCCAGTCAGTGTGTACTTGTGCATTTCATTCTCCCCTTTTTCTCTGTATAATCTCTGTCAACATGAAGATATCTCACGTTCACAATCACATACATGAAGAAATTCCAATCTCTTTTACCAGTTGTCCCCAAATTCAATGCATAGATTCACATAGAGaataattaatgcatatatCAAATGAAGACATACATCAAGAACCAGTTTGCTGCTGATTTTGGCCTGGACCATCTCTGGTGTATCCTCCACGCTGGTAAACTTCAGAGCACTTACATTCTGTCTGTATTTTTTCTggaacaaacacaacacatggCAAAGATTTATATCAGCTGTCAGTGCTGGGAGATGTAATGTGTTTTGAATTTACAGAACAATCTCTTGGGTGTACGGCCCCCAAGGTCTTTTATTTCAAGGACGATATGGTTCAATCATTTCACAATACCTTTAAACAGACAACGTAATTGGAAATGCTAACCCCAGGCATGTGCTTCTCTATTTTAGCTGAGTTTAACATCTATACTCAAAGTAAAGTGCATCTAATAATAGTCATGGCTTCTATCCTAAAAGCAGCATTCAATGTCGCAAAGtgtctctgtttttattttttttttaaattttaaacattctgttTATCTCcaagtttacatttatataaaaaatttagtaaattagtatattaaataacaaaacatatgCTTATATTCTTTTAGCCAGGAATGTCAGATTTCTGAAGGCATAATAACCTACAAATGATTATTAGTTGAAAATGTTTTCTGATGTTTGCTGGGACAAGGATTCTTAATAAACTATAAAAGGTACTGATGAATTGAGGAAATAGTTCTTTCCTATTCCTTCCCCTGCTAAATATAACCTATCACTTCAGCTATTTGCTATGCAAGCATTACATATCTAATTACATAACTGCTCTTCTAGTGGTTAAGCACATTTCATTTTCAGAGGGTCCTGCTGATGACCTAGAAATCTGGTGACTCCTCAAGTTAGTTGATTTTAGAACTTGTTAGATAAAAAACTATGACATTAAGTGTGTATGGTTGGTCATGTTCAGGTCAATCTGTACCTCACTGGCTAAATCTGTAGCTTTTCTGGCCTGCTGTACATCAAGGGATCCGGTGGTTTCCCATCCCACCCCTTTCATCCAGTTCAGGTCAGAGCGATACTTTTTCTGTgaagaaaacaacattttgatgcATAATTACAAACAGTATGCATGTTGTATGCAGTATGCATTTGTGCCTGTTTTGGCTTTACAAGTCATTAAACCGAATGCTGGGATAACTCTTACATCACTCTGTAGGCCATAGGCTTTCTTCGCCCATTCAACCTTCATATCAGTGGGCAAGATGGTGTACTCGTGTAAGAAGGTTTTGTAGTTTTTCTCAGTGGCCAGTTCCTGAGCTTTCTTGGCATGGGTGAGGTTCATCATATCGAGTGAGGCACTGTATTTGGTCTTGGAATCCTCATACTCTTTCTTGTAATTGAGTTCACTCTGGAGTTTGGTAGCCTTGGCTGAATGGGCCATCTGAGAATCACCTGACACAGTCTTCACGCCAATCATCTTCCCTTTTGTCATCTCATATTCTTGCTTGTACTTCACCTAAATATATGGAATATCAGGAAAGTTACATTAGATTATTAATCACAATACCTGAGCTTCCCTTGAGTGTCTATTTGTGAGTCATGTGCATCAGTATGGTGTTTGGTCACTCACATCACTGGCGAGATCTCTTGTTGTTTTGGCGGCGAGAATTGAAAGTGAATCCAAGCCTAGCTCAAAACCCTTCTCCCTCTGCTCCTCCCAACTACTATTATATGTTTTCTGAAAATCACCAGTTTAATGTGTTGATTAAAAACAGACAGTGGGTTGTTAGTTCGTGTGTAGGTTATTGGTGCAAAATAAGCAATAGGTTCAAGTGATACAGTTCATACCTTACTGAGAAGCTCTGCATTAGCTTTGGCTTGCTTGAAGAGAGGCTCATCTTTGCTTATAGTGTACTGGTGCATTGTCTGTTCAGTGCCCGCTTTGTATGCCAGCTGAGTACAAGAAAAGGCCAATCAATCCCAGAAACATCCACTGAGGAGAGAAATATCCAATCGGATGGATCATATCTTACCCCACTTTGCAGCTCCTGACTCTTCTTAGCATGTATGATGGAAGGAGTGTTTGCCACTTGTGTGAATTTCACACCGTCCACCTTCTGGCGGTACTTTTTCTGTATAGAGGTGGAAAATGCACAGTTAGAGTAAACGTGTGAAGTCCAGCACTGTCTCCTGGTGAAGACCAAATAAATCTTGGTGGCAAAGCTAGTTAAGAAGCTTATGAAAATGCTGGTGACCAGATATGCGAGTCTAATGAGGAGGGAATCAAAATTTCGCAGTGACCAACCTCACTGACTTGTTCTCCTGCTTTCTTGGCTTGTTCTACATCCAGGCAGCCATCAGCCTCCCATCCGACTCCTTTCATCCAGGTCAGGTCTGATCGGTACTGGTTCTAAAAAAGCCGAATCAAATATCCATATAGCATGCATaaagtacagtatgtgtatCATTCTACTCTGGTCTTGCAAATAGACATGGTTTCATCTTCTTACATCACTCTGCAGTTGGTAGGCTTTCTTAGCTTGCTGCACTTTCATGTCATCAGGCAGGACGGTATAATCGTGTAACTTCTTCCTGTAATCCAAATCACTGGCCAGGGCCTGAGCCTTCTTAGCATGACTCAGATTCACCATGTCTAGAGGCAGGTGGCACTTGGACTGAGTCTCCTTAGAATCCTTTTTATAAGCGACCTAGAGAAAAGAAATTTGATTGGATTATTTGTTTAGCCTGAATAATCTGAGATAGCACACTCTTAATACTTGGAAAATATACTTTTGTTTAACTTAACCTGACTTTGGGTACTCAGGCTTACCTGACTGCTAAGCTTGGCCACCTGAAGCGAGTGCATTGTTTTGGAGTCACTCACATCCATTCCAATGGCTTTGTCTTTGTTCTTTGTATATGCTTCCTTATACTTGATCTGTACAGCCCAATAAATCAAATCAACCCAAGGAAATTTTAAATGACGTTTAACATTGAACATTTTGATTCTTACATCACTAGCCAGGTCTCCAGAGGCTTTGGCAGCTTTGAGTGTCAGTGTGTCCAGGCCGATATCACATGCTTTGGATTTGTTCTTCTCCCAGTTCTCTTTGTATTTGATCTGTGAACGTGCAGGAAGACAACACAATCAACACCTGTGAACTATACATAAGGATGACAAACAATGTGGCAGAGCTCTGGAATGTGAGTATAGGCTTACATCACTGGAGAGCTCTGCATTGGCTTTGGCCTTTTTAAATTCTGGTGTATCTTGAGATGATGTGTACTGCGTCTTTGTCTTCTCATAGTTGGCTTTATAGTTTAGCTTGAATGAAAGGTTATATGTGAGGCTTAGCTATATTGCATTAAATTCACTTAAACACTCATTGACAAGGACAAATTATGCTTACATTGCTGAGCTGATGGGCATTGATTCTGGCTTGCATGATTTCAGGAGTGTCTGTAACCTGGCTGAATTTCAGCTTGTCGATATGCTGTCTGTAGTTTTTctgtgtgggaaaaaaaaaaggacatcCATTTAAATTAGCCTGCATGTTTACAAGCGTGAAGCTCATTTATAAGGCTAAGGCAGCACTTTACAAGCTGTCAGGATGGCACAGTTACTCATAGACAAGTTCTAAGCAGAATAGCCATGAAACTTAAGTTTATAGCCACAAGAAGAAGTACAGACTTACATCTTTGAGTGGCTCCAGTTTCTTCTGTGACTGATAGGATGGAGTGATGGTGGCTGGATAGTTGTACTCACTCTGATCATGCTTCTCCTGCTCATATTCTGATTTGTAGGCAATCTGAAATCAAATGGTATTAGAGAATATGTAAacaccctatatatatatatatatatatatataaaattgagtaatgtatctaaaatattttagtatttactACAATTTCTTATTTCAAAATTGGACAATGCTCCGTAGTTTACTTTTACTAATTCTATTACAGTATGAATTTATACaaatttaatgcaattaaagACTACATATGAGAGATAATATGTTCAGAAAATGGCTTTCATCTTACATCACTGGCAAGCTTTCTGACGTTCATGGCATGCATGGTCTTCTTATCAATGCCACCGCCCTCATAGTGCCCCTTCATGTGATTGGTGTAATTCTCCCTGTATTTATTCTGCAATCACAAATGAATGAGCTTGCATATGACTGCACACAAGTGCCCAGCACAGCAACACCTTAAATATAGAATATGCTGTCATTCTTTGCATATCACTGATCAGGCGCTCACATCACTGGTAAACTTGGCGATTTTTGACACATTCTTGAACTGTGGCGTCTCGCAGTAGTTGATGCTGTGGCCTTTGGTGGTCTCAAGGTCCTTCTTGTATTCAACCTGTATGACGGGAGGATGTCTGTGTCACGTAGTGCAATGAGGTTGTGGAATTTTAAGTCTCTATCACTTGTGGTGAACTTCATGCACTGCAACCATATGCCCTTTTGACATTTGCTTGTAAATCAGGGTAGGATGAGGATGTGGTATTGTTTATGGCATCATTAGGTATACACTGTGGCATGTGAGAGGGTGAAAATAGAATGATGATGTGGCCCCTGGGTTTGTGTGTTGTCTTTGTTTATGTCTGTGGGTGGCTGGGCTCATGGGATGTGGAGAATGCAGGTGTGGAGACGTTATGTCTGGCTGAGCCACTGACAGATGAGTTCACTGATCCTCTCTTTGTCTTCTTGCACGTGTGCATCCCAAAATGCACTCAGTAAGCCAAGTTACAAATCTTCAGCTAACTAATCAATGCTGTTTCTAAATATGTTTAATGAGCAAAAGTGAATATGCCATCCATCTGCTCTTCAGCACCTGACATAGGCAATGGACCAAGGGCATAAATCGCTCACCTCGCTCACAAGCTTGTTGATTTTCTGTGCACACTTCAGAGTCAAGTTGTCGTCAGTTTTTAGAGTGTGGTATGCAGAAGATCCCTTCATCTTGTTCAAATCCTTCTTATATTTCAGCTTCAGGTTAAACATGGAGAGAGGGGGATGAGAAAGGTGTTTAAACACAACAATACCAGAAAGAGCTCAATCTACTGTGCAGGATGCCTGATCTGTCAGGATGAATTCCTGTGACATGAGAGAATATACACAATCAGTCATTTAGACAGTCAGTGTGTCTAAATATGTCCTT from Onychostoma macrolepis isolate SWU-2019 chromosome 12, ASM1243209v1, whole genome shotgun sequence encodes:
- the nrap gene encoding LOW QUALITY PROTEIN: nebulin-related-anchoring protein (The sequence of the model RefSeq protein was modified relative to this genomic sequence to represent the inferred CDS: inserted 1 base in 1 codon): MNVQKCARCGFVLYPAEKVNLIGQNWHKACFHCEVCKMVLTANNFVSHQKRPYCQVHNPKNNTFTSVYETPVNINAKKQSEAVSENKYREEGERFMSTFHYDMRSKEIEQARKASLLASQQQGYQTEFVGQQSFYSGSVTSQEIVRVTQAQKTISDVEYKRGHEARVTQFTSVADTPEMLHAKTGVSLASDVKYTEEYEQSKGKGSFPAMITPGYEMTKKANTLASNVEYKKGHEERVSKYTAVTDTPDVLLAKNQGKIVSDYVYTEEYEQQRGKGSFPAHFTPGYQVAKKAGEMASKVKYQQKYEQEIKGKASTDAGSAEFALAKENAEHFSQHAYTEEYEQQKGKGSFPAMITPGYQMAKKAHDMASDLKYKKDLNKMKGSSAYHTLKTDDNLTLKCAQKINKLVSEVEYKKDLETTKGHSINYCETPQFKNVSKIAKFTSDNKYRENYTNHMKGHYEGGGIDKKTMHAMNVRKLASDIAYKSEYEQEKHDQSEYNYPATITPSYQSQKKLEPLKDKNYRQHIDKLKFSQVTDTPEIMQARINAHQLSNLNYKANYEKTKTQYTSSQDTPEFKKAKANAELSSDIKYKENWEKNKSKACDIGLDTLTLKAAKASGDLASDIKYKEAYTKNKDKAIGMDVSDSKTMHSLQVAKLSSQVAYKKDSKETQSKCHLPLDMVNLSHAKKAQALASDLDYRKKLHDYTVLPDDMKVQQAKKAYQLQSDNQYRSDLTWMKGVGWEADGCLDVEQAKKAGEQVSEKKYRQKVDGVKFTQVANTPSIIHAKKSQELQSGLAYKAGTEQTMHQYTISKDEPLFKQAKANAELLSKKTYNSSWEEQREKGFELGLDSLSILAAKTTRDLASDVKYKQEYEMTKGKMIGVKTVSGDSQMAHSAKATKLQSELNYKKEYEDSKTKYSASLDMMNLTHAKKAQELATEKNYKTFLHEYTILPTDMKVEWAKKAYGLQSDKKYRSDLNWMKGVGWETTGSLDVQQARKATDLASEKKYRQNVSALKFTSVEDTPEMVQAKISSKLVLDRLYREKGENEMHKYTLTGDLPEHVQAKINAMNLSESHYKESWRKIKDGGYKLRLDAIPFQAAKSSTDILSDQKYKAQFEKAKGKMIGLKGLQDDINIAHSVHATDIQSDLKYKKDSSKAHSQFHLPMDMLDVLHAKKAQSLVSDQDYRLTLHKYTTLPDDLKVQAAKRAYELQSEKIYRSDLNYLRGAAWIATGALQIEGSKRATDLISEKKYRQQPYSFKHTSVTDSPDLVHAKASNKITNERLYKEKGENFRHNYTITAERPEITQAKINAANFSDVKYKESWHTLRAQGYKLTMKDIPFQAAKASTSIASDVQYKHNHVLEKGKHIGSRSVHEDSHLMHCLEMGRLHSDQRYRKDAASVSGQYQLPLDMVNLVHAKKAQALASDQDYKTHIHSYTVLPDDIKVQWAKKAYDLQSQNVYKADLNFMKGVAWDSVGAPQXESAKKAGELISDKKYRQHPDSLKFTQVADSPDIIHAKNSYMQCSERMYKSGDSGSMHKFTLHPDHPDFIRAKINAQQISDKVYKKSGEQVKSAGYDLRLDAIPFQTAKASREIASDFRYKEAFVKGKGQQVGLLSVEDDPKIRHSLAVGKLQSNNEYKKQFQETRSQFKIHGDQPEFLHAKKSQAQLSNLNYRQHLHDYTCDANQLNVKHAKQAYQLQSDVNYKSDLNWIKGVGWTPPGSHKAEMARRAAELGLAEGVTTDEAIAKYQQLMMLQRQQEFQEQQQSTTEQTETTKEFQQPGVNPDAMEILHVKRKKTIHTTFKQAKTTKSITSQSVASHSTTSQSITNQSTKKQSIMSQSHADESTTRQMSENRAITDQAAAKSGTM